One window from the genome of Haloprofundus halobius encodes:
- a CDS encoding NADH-quinone oxidoreductase subunit N, whose amino-acid sequence MTALTALTALTTPLQAGQPPEWTALAPVFILAGTGLLLLLIDSIDPDTTDSALLAGVSTLGAAASLAVTAWYLASGTGQTGGEITLFAEAIVVDGMSLFFTAIFTSVVVMVTIASYDYLLGHENQGEFYSLVLFAASGMALMASANSLATVLVSLELSSLPSYVLVAYLKKNRGSVEAGLKYFLIGALSAAVLTFGISLVYAATGSLIFSDVAEALAGEGELVGVAGLGVLMVAGGFAFKTASVPFHFWAPEAYEGAPAPVSAFLSSASKAAGFAVAFRVFVEAFPLATIPEGINWVLAFQILAVVTMTLGNFAAATQENVKRMLAYSSIGHAGYALIGLAALSAGGSANGNVLGASMAHLFVYGFMNTGAFLFIAMVERWGIGRTFEDYNGLATQAPVACLAMTVFMFSLAGLPPFGGFFSKYFLFFEAIENGFWWLAAVGALNSVLSLFYYSRVVRAMWIEDPSGSLELGSQPVGLYAAVMLAAVGTVLLLPGFPPVIETAQTVAATLFA is encoded by the coding sequence ATGACGGCGCTCACCGCGCTCACCGCGCTCACGACGCCACTCCAAGCGGGACAGCCACCCGAGTGGACGGCGCTCGCGCCGGTGTTCATCCTCGCGGGGACGGGCCTCTTGCTTCTGCTCATCGACAGTATCGACCCAGACACGACCGACAGCGCGCTGCTGGCGGGCGTCTCGACGCTCGGGGCCGCCGCGTCGCTGGCGGTGACCGCGTGGTATCTCGCCTCCGGCACCGGTCAGACTGGCGGCGAGATCACGCTGTTCGCCGAGGCCATCGTCGTCGACGGGATGAGCCTGTTCTTCACGGCCATCTTCACGAGCGTCGTCGTGATGGTCACCATCGCCAGCTACGACTACCTGCTCGGGCACGAGAACCAAGGCGAGTTCTACTCGCTGGTGCTGTTCGCCGCCAGCGGGATGGCGCTGATGGCGTCGGCGAACTCGCTCGCGACGGTGCTCGTCAGCCTCGAACTCTCCTCGCTGCCGTCGTACGTGCTCGTCGCGTACCTCAAGAAGAACCGCGGCAGCGTCGAGGCGGGGCTGAAGTACTTCCTCATCGGCGCGCTCTCAGCGGCGGTGCTCACGTTCGGTATCAGCCTCGTGTACGCCGCCACTGGGTCGCTCATCTTCAGCGATGTGGCCGAGGCGCTCGCCGGCGAGGGCGAACTCGTCGGCGTCGCCGGTCTCGGCGTGCTGATGGTCGCCGGCGGCTTCGCGTTCAAGACCGCCTCCGTCCCGTTCCACTTCTGGGCGCCGGAGGCGTACGAGGGCGCGCCCGCGCCCGTGTCGGCGTTCCTCTCGTCGGCCTCGAAGGCCGCTGGGTTCGCCGTCGCCTTCCGCGTGTTCGTCGAGGCGTTCCCGCTGGCGACGATTCCGGAGGGCATCAACTGGGTGCTCGCGTTCCAGATTCTCGCCGTCGTCACGATGACGCTCGGCAACTTCGCCGCGGCGACCCAGGAGAACGTCAAGCGGATGCTCGCGTACTCCAGCATCGGTCACGCCGGCTACGCGCTCATCGGTCTCGCCGCGCTCTCGGCGGGCGGCAGCGCCAACGGTAACGTGCTCGGCGCGAGCATGGCGCATCTGTTCGTCTACGGCTTCATGAACACCGGCGCGTTCCTCTTCATCGCGATGGTGGAGCGCTGGGGAATCGGCCGGACGTTCGAGGACTACAACGGCCTGGCGACGCAGGCTCCGGTCGCGTGTCTCGCGATGACCGTCTTCATGTTCAGCCTCGCGGGACTCCCGCCGTTCGGCGGTTTCTTCTCGAAGTACTTCCTGTTCTTCGAGGCCATCGAGAACGGCTTCTGGTGGCTCGCTGCCGTCGGCGCACTGAACAGCGTGCTGTCGCTGTTCTACTACAGCCGCGTCGTGCGGGCGATGTGGATAGAGGACCCGAGCGGGTCGCTCGAACTCGGCAGTCAGCCCGTCGGGCTGTACGCCGCCGTCATGCTCGCCGCCGTCGGTACCGTGTTGCTCCTGCCCGGCTTCCCGCCGGTCATCGAGACGGCACAGACCGTCGCGGCGACGCTGTTCGCCTGA
- a CDS encoding DHH family phosphoesterase — MVRWLLLGCGPVGHAMLEMLSEHPGHVRVVTDDRERVTSLREEGIRATHGDPTDPSNYPPSADIILVVGEDAECNIKAVESAKHHYPKVQVMSYAGVEVDPDCVEDLNEAADRVVDATAVLTDYVVEMVDREPARRLRRLLSVLRELDGPLAVVTHDNPDPDAIASAIALCRIAGFVGVDADACYFGEISHQENRALVNLLDLSMRNVESPAELDPYAGIALVDHSRPGVNDGLDPDTVVDIVIDHHPPRAPVEARFVDLRDEVGATSTLLADYLERLGRELDRTVATALLYGIRVDTKDFTREVSQTDFEATAYLLERVDVSVLERVETPSMSADVFETIARAIRNREIRGGALASCVGEVNDRDALAQAAERLLDMEGVQVSLVYGYKDGTVYVSGRARGADVDLGETLRDALGQIGSAGGHADMAGAQLPLGILEDVDDDSKESLTDIVRGIVSGRFFETLGSAPSVGVGDAEELALEFPPDDRT, encoded by the coding sequence ATGGTGAGGTGGCTGTTGCTCGGTTGCGGACCGGTCGGGCACGCGATGCTGGAGATGCTCTCGGAGCACCCCGGCCACGTTCGGGTGGTCACCGACGACCGAGAGCGCGTGACGTCGCTGCGCGAGGAAGGCATCCGGGCGACCCACGGTGACCCGACCGACCCGAGTAACTACCCACCGAGCGCAGACATCATCCTCGTCGTCGGCGAGGACGCCGAGTGTAACATCAAAGCCGTCGAGAGCGCGAAGCACCACTACCCGAAGGTGCAGGTCATGTCGTACGCGGGCGTCGAAGTCGACCCCGACTGCGTCGAGGACCTCAACGAGGCCGCCGACCGCGTCGTCGACGCGACGGCAGTGCTGACAGACTACGTCGTCGAGATGGTCGACCGCGAACCCGCACGCCGCCTCCGCCGACTGCTCTCGGTGCTGCGCGAGCTGGACGGTCCGCTCGCCGTCGTCACGCACGACAACCCCGACCCCGATGCCATCGCGAGCGCCATCGCCCTCTGTCGTATCGCCGGGTTCGTCGGTGTCGACGCCGACGCCTGCTACTTCGGCGAGATATCCCACCAGGAGAACCGCGCGCTGGTCAACCTGCTGGACCTCTCGATGCGAAACGTCGAGTCGCCGGCGGAACTGGACCCCTACGCGGGTATCGCGCTGGTCGACCACTCCCGCCCCGGCGTCAACGACGGGTTGGACCCCGACACGGTCGTCGACATCGTCATCGACCACCACCCGCCGCGCGCACCCGTGGAGGCGCGCTTCGTCGACCTCCGAGACGAGGTGGGCGCGACGAGCACGCTGCTCGCCGACTATCTGGAACGACTCGGCCGCGAACTCGACAGAACGGTCGCGACGGCGCTGCTGTACGGTATCCGCGTCGACACCAAGGACTTCACCCGCGAGGTGTCACAGACCGACTTCGAGGCGACGGCGTACCTGCTCGAACGCGTCGACGTCTCGGTGCTCGAACGCGTCGAGACCCCGAGCATGAGCGCGGACGTGTTCGAGACCATCGCCCGCGCCATCCGCAACCGCGAAATTCGCGGCGGTGCGCTGGCCTCCTGCGTCGGCGAGGTGAACGACCGCGACGCGCTCGCACAGGCGGCGGAGCGACTGCTCGACATGGAGGGTGTCCAGGTGTCGCTCGTTTACGGCTACAAGGACGGAACCGTCTACGTCTCCGGACGCGCACGCGGCGCGGACGTCGACCTCGGCGAGACGCTCAGAGACGCCCTCGGCCAGATCGGTAGCGCGGGCGGCCACGCCGACATGGCGGGCGCGCAACTGCCGCTGGGCATTCTCGAAGACGTCGACGACGACTCGAAGGAGTCGCTGACCGACATCGTCCGTGGCATCGTCAGCGGCCGATTCTTCGAGACGCTCGGCAGCGCGCCCTCGGTGGGCGTCGGCGACGCCGAGGAGTTGGCGCTGGAGTTTCCGCCGGACGACCGCACGTAG
- a CDS encoding CBS domain-containing protein, producing the protein MSGNATVKEYMTREVSTVSPDATVADVARRIIESDGHNGFPVCNGRKVEGFVNARDILMTDNDAPIFTVMTDDIIVAHPEMKLTDAARVILRSGIQKLPVVDDAGNLVGIISNTDVIRSQIERATPEKVGKLMRTLEQIHDVPVHEERRLVSISSLIPTQARVYADELEGRRYELERGLAEPLVVIDNDGTLLLADGHHRVLAAVRSEMDEMDAYVIVIDDVVELGMQRTAEKEGLTSIDDIDIVDYARHPLIETTKRLQ; encoded by the coding sequence ATGTCGGGGAACGCCACGGTGAAAGAGTACATGACGCGGGAGGTGTCGACCGTCTCACCGGACGCCACCGTCGCGGACGTCGCCCGCCGCATCATCGAGAGCGACGGCCACAACGGCTTTCCCGTCTGCAACGGCCGGAAGGTCGAGGGGTTCGTCAACGCCCGCGATATCCTGATGACCGACAACGACGCCCCCATCTTCACCGTGATGACCGACGACATCATCGTCGCGCACCCGGAGATGAAGCTCACCGACGCCGCCCGTGTCATCCTCCGGTCGGGCATCCAGAAACTCCCCGTCGTCGACGACGCGGGCAACCTCGTCGGCATCATCTCCAACACCGACGTGATTCGGAGCCAGATAGAGCGCGCGACTCCCGAGAAGGTGGGGAAACTGATGCGGACGCTCGAACAGATTCACGACGTCCCGGTCCACGAGGAACGCCGACTGGTCTCCATCTCGTCGCTCATCCCGACGCAGGCGCGCGTCTACGCCGACGAACTCGAAGGCCGCCGGTACGAACTCGAACGCGGCCTCGCCGAACCGCTCGTCGTCATCGACAACGACGGGACGCTACTTCTGGCCGACGGCCACCACCGCGTGCTCGCCGCCGTTCGCTCCGAGATGGACGAGATGGACGCGTACGTCATCGTCATCGACGACGTGGTGGAACTCGGAATGCAGCGCACCGCCGAGAAGGAGGGGCTCACCTCTATCGACGACATCGACATCGTCGACTACGCCCGCCACCCGCTCATCGAGACGACGAAACGGTTGCAGTAG
- a CDS encoding ABC transporter ATP-binding protein, translating to MDGTGSPPAISVRNLTKVYGDAESGGVRAVSDLSLDVQAGTVVGILGPNGAGKTTAIKCMLGLIVPTAGEVSIHGIDVHSDTRRAYRRVAAMLEGARNVYWRLSVRENLDFFASLGGQERAEARRRQDRLLEQLGLAEKADTAVNDLSRGMKQKATLAATLSRGTDVVFLDEPTLGLDVESSLELRRELRRLAERESMTIVLSSHDMAVVEDVCDRVVIVDDGGIVADDTVESLIDLFRTQSYRLVLGGEVPPTVRETLESAYEATGWERLGEGERIDRTRVTVSVADGDRLYDLLGVLREHGVSLRRIDSVDPDLADVFLGLTDRGRDEPGRPSRSPMAVDAGEPPDGGDA from the coding sequence ATGGACGGCACAGGGTCCCCGCCGGCAATCTCCGTCCGGAATCTCACCAAGGTGTACGGTGACGCCGAGAGCGGCGGCGTCCGCGCCGTCTCCGACCTCTCGCTGGACGTGCAAGCGGGCACCGTCGTCGGAATTCTCGGTCCCAACGGCGCGGGGAAGACGACGGCTATCAAATGCATGTTGGGGCTCATCGTCCCGACGGCGGGCGAAGTCAGTATCCACGGCATCGACGTACACAGCGACACGCGCCGGGCGTACCGCCGCGTCGCCGCGATGCTGGAGGGCGCGCGCAACGTCTACTGGCGTCTGTCGGTCAGAGAGAACCTGGACTTCTTCGCCAGTCTCGGCGGCCAAGAGCGCGCCGAGGCCCGCCGGAGACAGGACCGCCTCTTGGAGCAACTCGGCCTCGCCGAGAAGGCGGACACCGCGGTCAACGACCTCTCGCGCGGGATGAAGCAGAAGGCGACGCTGGCGGCGACGCTCTCTCGGGGGACGGACGTGGTGTTTCTGGACGAACCGACGCTCGGTCTCGACGTGGAGAGTTCGCTCGAACTCCGCCGGGAACTGCGGCGGTTGGCCGAACGCGAGTCGATGACCATCGTCCTCAGCAGCCACGACATGGCCGTCGTCGAGGACGTCTGCGACCGCGTCGTCATCGTCGACGACGGCGGAATCGTCGCCGACGACACCGTCGAGAGCCTCATCGACCTCTTTCGGACGCAGTCGTACCGCCTCGTCCTCGGCGGCGAGGTACCGCCGACGGTTCGAGAGACGCTCGAATCGGCGTACGAGGCGACGGGGTGGGAGCGCCTCGGCGAAGGTGAGAGAATCGACCGCACGCGCGTCACCGTCTCCGTCGCCGACGGCGACCGACTGTACGACCTGCTGGGCGTCCTCCGGGAACACGGCGTCTCGCTTCGGCGCATCGACAGCGTCGACCCGGACCTCGCGGACGTGTTCTTGGGACTGACCGACCGGGGGAGAGACGAACCGGGTCGCCCGAGTCGGTCGCCGATGGCCGTCGACGCGGGCGAGCCACCCGACGGAGGCGACGCGTGA
- a CDS encoding ABC transporter permease — protein MSESPRTAEPVVTSGVRPWLRLLVAIARKQFTLLVRYPINTISQLFGLYVFFALIFFGGQAVGGAAFGESLAAIIVGFFLFTMTIVAYSGLAWDVTREAQWGTLEQLFMSPFGFGRVMAAKAAVNVCFSLLWGAVILLSMLVTTGQSLSVDLLTVVPLGVLTIASALGVGFAFAGLALVYKRIENLFQLIQFAFVALIAAPVDAVPALRLLPLAQGSALLREAMTQGTQLWQFSLLDLAVLTLTAAAYLAVGTYVFGRASRRARRLGVLGQY, from the coding sequence GTGAGCGAGTCGCCGAGGACGGCGGAACCGGTCGTCACGTCCGGTGTTCGGCCGTGGCTCCGACTGCTCGTCGCCATCGCTCGAAAGCAGTTCACGCTACTCGTTCGGTACCCGATAAACACCATCTCGCAACTGTTCGGGTTGTACGTCTTCTTCGCGCTCATCTTCTTTGGCGGACAGGCTGTCGGTGGTGCGGCGTTCGGCGAGTCGCTCGCCGCCATCATCGTCGGATTCTTCCTCTTTACGATGACCATCGTCGCCTACTCGGGGTTGGCGTGGGACGTGACCCGCGAGGCGCAGTGGGGGACCCTCGAACAACTGTTCATGTCGCCGTTCGGGTTCGGCCGCGTGATGGCGGCGAAAGCGGCCGTGAACGTCTGCTTTAGCCTGCTGTGGGGCGCGGTGATTCTCCTGTCGATGCTCGTGACGACCGGGCAGTCGCTCTCGGTCGACCTGTTGACCGTCGTCCCCCTCGGCGTGCTCACCATCGCCTCGGCGCTCGGCGTCGGCTTCGCCTTCGCGGGTCTCGCACTCGTCTACAAGCGCATCGAGAACCTGTTTCAGCTGATTCAGTTCGCGTTCGTCGCGCTCATCGCCGCGCCGGTGGACGCGGTTCCGGCGCTTCGACTCCTCCCTCTGGCGCAGGGGAGCGCGCTGCTGCGCGAGGCGATGACGCAGGGCACGCAACTCTGGCAGTTTTCGCTCCTCGACCTCGCCGTCTTGACGCTGACCGCCGCCGCGTACCTCGCCGTCGGCACGTACGTCTTCGGTCGGGCGAGCCGTCGGGCGCGACGACTCGGCGTGCTCGGACAGTACTGA
- a CDS encoding DUF7543 family protein, whose amino-acid sequence MGWTNAETTDRLTEWERDDGWATIRVRETGAGRWSVRLDRLEQAPDGRTYRRDSVATREEALELVDEWRAAFDAPEA is encoded by the coding sequence ATGGGCTGGACGAACGCCGAGACGACGGACCGACTCACCGAGTGGGAGCGCGACGACGGATGGGCGACGATTCGCGTGCGAGAGACCGGCGCGGGTCGGTGGTCGGTTCGCCTCGACCGACTTGAACAGGCTCCGGACGGGCGGACGTACCGACGCGACTCCGTCGCGACGCGCGAGGAAGCGCTCGAGCTCGTCGACGAGTGGCGGGCGGCGTTCGACGCGCCGGAGGCGTGA
- a CDS encoding sodium:calcium antiporter — protein MREDETPRGADAQDAPIGERGESIVTLLVPAVVFVVAAVAVYLAGVLLSDTTDILTVRWGLGEELGGLVLLAIVTNLPEVVITTSAALGGTLSLAIGNILGGVAIQVVVLVYLDVVVGDSETLTYRAASLVLVLEGLVVIVILLTVIAGSQLPETLVFERVTPPELLIALLWVGGIWLVSKARTGLPWHGQGTPPDAQLEPRGVARREKLTQIEGYTATHTLTVFLLAAGVTLAGGIALERSSSMLADGFGVSGAVFGATVLAAVTSLPEISTGAAAVRLGDYQLAVSDIFGGNAFLPVLFLLASVLSGNAVLPALSSTNIYLACLGGLLTAVYLAGLIFRPRYLIARLGLDSLVVLVLYLSGILGLAFIVAA, from the coding sequence ATGCGCGAAGACGAGACACCACGTGGGGCGGACGCACAGGACGCGCCAATCGGTGAGCGGGGTGAGTCGATAGTGACGCTTCTCGTCCCGGCGGTGGTGTTCGTCGTCGCCGCGGTAGCGGTGTATCTAGCGGGCGTCCTCCTCTCGGACACCACCGATATTCTCACGGTTCGGTGGGGACTCGGTGAGGAACTCGGCGGCCTCGTCCTGCTGGCAATCGTGACGAATCTCCCGGAGGTCGTCATCACGACGAGTGCAGCGCTCGGCGGCACGCTCTCGCTCGCAATCGGAAACATCCTTGGCGGTGTCGCTATCCAAGTCGTCGTCCTCGTCTACCTCGACGTCGTTGTGGGGGACTCCGAGACGCTCACCTACCGCGCCGCGTCGCTCGTTCTCGTCCTGGAGGGGCTTGTCGTGATTGTGATTCTGCTCACCGTCATCGCGGGCAGTCAACTGCCGGAGACACTCGTGTTCGAGCGCGTGACGCCACCCGAACTGCTGATCGCCCTCCTGTGGGTGGGGGGCATCTGGCTCGTGTCGAAGGCGCGCACGGGACTGCCGTGGCACGGACAGGGAACGCCACCGGATGCGCAACTGGAGCCCCGAGGCGTCGCGAGACGGGAGAAACTGACGCAAATCGAGGGATACACGGCGACTCACACCCTCACTGTCTTCCTCCTCGCGGCGGGAGTGACCCTCGCCGGCGGTATCGCACTCGAGCGGAGCAGTTCGATGCTCGCGGACGGCTTCGGGGTGAGCGGGGCGGTGTTCGGAGCGACGGTGCTCGCCGCCGTGACGTCGCTTCCGGAGATCTCTACCGGGGCGGCGGCGGTGCGGCTCGGCGATTACCAACTCGCAGTCAGCGACATCTTCGGTGGAAACGCGTTTCTCCCCGTGCTCTTCCTGCTCGCGTCGGTCCTCTCGGGGAACGCGGTCCTTCCGGCTCTCTCCAGCACGAACATCTACCTCGCCTGCCTCGGTGGCCTGCTCACGGCGGTGTACCTCGCCGGATTGATATTCCGACCTCGCTACCTGATTGCGAGACTCGGGCTCGACTCGCTCGTCGTCTTAGTTCTCTATCTGAGTGGGATTCTCGGGTTGGCGTTCATCGTTGCCGCGTGA